A single genomic interval of bacterium harbors:
- a CDS encoding histidine--tRNA ligase produces the protein MINRVRGMQDFLDMRLFEYVVQTVQAHLERQNFKSIATPIIESAELFRRSLGQHTDAVGKEMFVLESRTDDSESQLCLRPEMTASVVRAFIEHSVEVRPWRVFSWGPVFRYERPQKGRYRQFHQFNIEVIGAQSIGYDAQLLALLDTLFKKGFLLSDYRLDINFLGCMQDRTGFKQVLQQFLTQHAADICQTCLVRKDANVLRIFDCKSPTCQKRYVDAPKLVDSLCGVCQAEWTMLQRLLTELSVTFQINHRLVRGLDYYNKTCFEFSSENLGAQTAFCGGGRYDDLIGQLSPKHAAPAVGAGIGIERLMLLLESQFDKKDEKLLVGCIAFENEQVADILKAAQALVAAGLSVELLLDGSLKSSFKRADKLGCSHVLVVGPEEQAEQKAMVKDMKTGQQMFLQLNDGELVGYFLAK, from the coding sequence ATGATTAACCGAGTACGTGGAATGCAAGATTTTCTGGACATGCGTTTATTTGAATATGTTGTCCAAACAGTTCAAGCTCATCTTGAACGTCAAAATTTTAAATCAATTGCAACACCCATCATCGAATCGGCCGAGCTTTTCAGGCGATCACTTGGTCAGCATACCGACGCAGTTGGCAAAGAGATGTTTGTGCTTGAGTCACGCACCGATGATTCGGAATCGCAACTCTGTTTGCGGCCAGAGATGACCGCTTCAGTCGTTCGTGCGTTCATTGAGCATTCGGTTGAAGTCAGGCCATGGCGAGTGTTCAGTTGGGGCCCAGTGTTTCGGTATGAACGACCACAAAAAGGGCGCTATCGCCAGTTTCATCAGTTTAATATTGAGGTGATCGGTGCACAGTCGATCGGATACGACGCACAGCTACTTGCGCTGCTTGATACGCTTTTCAAAAAAGGATTTTTGTTGTCTGACTATCGCCTGGATATTAACTTTTTGGGGTGCATGCAAGATCGAACCGGTTTCAAACAGGTGTTACAACAGTTTTTGACGCAGCATGCAGCTGATATATGTCAGACATGTTTGGTACGAAAAGATGCAAATGTGTTACGGATATTTGATTGCAAATCGCCGACCTGCCAAAAACGGTACGTTGATGCACCAAAACTTGTCGATTCACTCTGTGGTGTGTGTCAAGCCGAATGGACTATGCTACAACGACTTTTAACCGAGCTTTCGGTTACATTTCAGATCAATCATCGGCTTGTTCGCGGCCTTGATTATTACAACAAAACCTGTTTTGAGTTTAGCTCTGAAAACCTTGGTGCGCAAACCGCATTTTGTGGTGGTGGACGTTATGATGATCTGATCGGTCAATTAAGTCCAAAACATGCAGCGCCTGCCGTTGGTGCTGGAATTGGTATTGAACGACTGATGTTACTGTTAGAATCACAATTTGATAAAAAAGATGAAAAGCTGCTTGTCGGATGCATTGCCTTTGAAAATGAGCAGGTAGCAGATATTTTGAAAGCAGCACAAGCTCTGGTTGCTGCTGGTCTATCGGTTGAGCTGTTGTTGGATGGTTCATTGAAAAGCAGTTTCAAGCGGGCTGACAAATTAGGCTGTTCGCATGTGTTGGTTGTGGGGCCTGAAGAACAGGCTGAACAAAAAGCGATGGTGAAGGACATGAAAACAGGGCAACAGATGTTTCTGCAGCTCAATGATGGTGAGTTGGTCGGCTATTTTTTGGCCAAATAA